TCCTACACTAAGAACTTCTTCCGGCTAACGTCTTATCTACGAGCTTCGTAAATAACTTCATGTGTAGAGTATTCGCTAAGTCAATAAACTCTCCTGCATCACTGTTCTTGATTATAACCCCGTAAAAAAGACTGCACCCCAATAGTTAGATGATTTCTAACTATTGGGGTGCAGTTCACAGTAATTAGACTCCTATGTGATTCCTCTAGGATAACTAATCCCCTACTGCAATGATATGCTTCTTTTGTTGACAGGCAATATTGCATAATTTCATAAGTGATATAAAAAAGTTTATCATCTGCTCATTATCTCTATACACCAACTGCAACTCGGAACAAACGATCTTAAGATCTTCCACTTCGGAAGCCATAAAACATTTAACATCGAAGGGGTCTAGACTATACAATATTTTTGCAATCTCCGGTAAGTTTGCTTTGTCATTCCAAATGATACTATGAATATCTTCATCAAATTGTACTATCTCATAATTATTTACACACTCAGCTAAAGAATCTGCGACAAAAAAGGTTACTGCCAATTCATTCAACACCTCAATATTGTTTTAAGACAAACACTTCATTAATCACTAACCGAGTTAAGTATTTGTTTAATGTCAGTTTTCAGATTTTCGGATAATTCATAATCTTTATTTATCTGAATACCTTCCAATTTTTTATCACTCGAATTAATATCAATCCATTTGATGTAAGTGATATCAGGGTCTACTAAAATTCTAATATCAAATGTTTTTAGGCTGTTCTTATCCTGTGCACTTATTAACATTTCATAATAATATTCAGGTATTTGGGGCTTATCAACGACTTCATTAAGAGAGTCAAGTTCATCAACGATCCTATATATATTTCCGATATCATCACCAGGATCTCGATGAGATCCTATAATATCTCCACTCTTCCCTTCCATATCAGTTTTTGAAACGATTGTATCGATGACTGAATTTTCTTGATTTAATTGTTTCATTTGATTCATATAAGTTTGAACAGTATCTTTGTCAGATTGTGCACATCCTATAACGCCAGTTATCAGGATAAATGAAAAAAGTAAAGTTAATAAACGCATAATTATGGATTTCGTCCTTTCATTCTTTCATCCTTATAAAATAGTTTTTCAAACCGCCCAATAATTCCATAAATTAATACGTTATAAAAAATGGAATGTTGCGTTAAACTTCCCATTAATCACTTTGTATTCATCAAAATTAGCTTTAAAAAGTAAACTGGTACTTTATCCAAGTATTATTTGTCGTAACATACTTTATGGAATTTCGAGTTTCAAGAGCAGTTGAACTTCTGGAGTCCACAGATATTCCTATCTCTGAAATCTCTGAATCAATAGGATTCAGCAGCCAAAGTTATTTTATTGAATCATTCAAAAAAAAGACGAGACTCAGTCCTCTTGCCTACAGGAAATTAGTAAAAGGATTCCCCAAAGGAAAATAGTTTAGTATCACCTTGATCTTTATACGGCGGTGGCGTCGTACTTTGGTCTTAACCCTGTCAAGTAGACATTACAAAAAAGCCAAGAATTAAGCTGCGGCCGTTTAGTTTTTACTGAAATCTGTCTTGGTTCCATTAGTGCACTGATTCTTCATCTTTTGCAGCCGTTCCAAGTGAAAACTTAGATAGGATGCTTGTAGTACGTAAATTGATCTTGACGACCTGCCCTGGAACCTCAGGCTTTCGAAATTCAGGGAACTACAACTCCCCAAGACTCATCGTATTGATATGAATATGGAATCCATTTTTCTCCGGACCTTTTCAATTTAATCTCAATATTTCCAGTTCTGTAAGAGTAGTCTCCGGTCTTCCATTCAACAGAATAATTAACCTTAAATTTATTGAACCCTTCCCAAGTTAGCTCTCCAGTAAGTTCTGCACCGTTCGCTTTCTCAACTAGCTCAGCGCGTTCTTTTTTGTTGGAAATGGATGCCGAAGCCAGTTTTAATGCGGTACTCGTTTCTAATGGTGCAACAGAGACATAAAAATGATTATTACTTGCCATAAGATGACTTGAAGACCATCCAATGGGATCATGATCAAAAAAAGTATCATTCACTTCACGGAGCTGAACATAAACACGTCCGTCTAGTATTTTGACATATGGACCAACTTTAGCGACTAGTTGATTCCCGTCTTTCTGGATAACAGCAGTCTTTGTTATTTGATTCCAAGATATTTTAGCACCTAACTGCTCGCCAGTTTCGAATTTGTTTCGTTATGATCACGAAGAACTAGAGCACCTTTAGGCACCCTAGCCTCAACACACTCTGCTTATGAGAAAATACGAACTGTAAGTCCACCTGTAAAACCTTCAATACAGGCCGTCAGATCTGCATGATTAAGAAAATCAAGTGCTCTGCTATCTGTATGTATAACAGGCTTCAGCTCTCCATTCACACGCTGGTTCACAATATGAATTCGGCAGTGATCCCCCACATAGTCAACGCCTTCCAGCGCATAATCTGCTCGAATGTTTGTCAGGTTACCTTCATGATAATCCTGCACGTCCTCAGCCCCTTGGACAATATCACCTTTGAAGAAAGGGCTTTCACTGCTTCCTGTAAAAAAGACAGCAATCTGCTTATCTGTTCCCGTATCTTTCCTCACCTCGCTGCCAGTAATTAGAACATCAATCGTTAATACTTCCTTTTTTCCTTTTAAAAATTGATGTATGGAAACAATCATACTTTCCGTTTGTTCCTCCGTAAAATGATGTCCAGCCTCCTTGATGAGTTGCAGCTGACATTGACCTGTTTCATAAGAATTTTGGGCTTGAACAGAATAACTGTAATGTACAATCCCATCTGAGGTGCCATGGATCAGAAGTACAGGTCCTTTGTAAGGAATGATCTCTTCATAAGGATCCATATCTGCGACAGTCTCATGAAACATCTTGCCAATAGTCATTCTCCCGCAATCTATAATTTCAGGAACACAATTGATATCATAGGATGAGTTCGCTAATGCACCTCTTCGGGCATCGTCCGGAATACAAAATGCTGGGTAAATAAGTATTATTGAGTGCACTTCATTTGCGCGTTTGGCAGCGGCAAGCGCCGATACAAATCCGCCCTGACTAAACCCCATTAATGTCAATTTGCTGTCATCAACATAAGTTAACTCTTTAACATAATCCATAACGGCTATCAAATCATCACGTTCGGTCAGTACAGTCATATCCGTTGATTTTCCGTCACTTCTTCCCTCTTCATCAGGGCTACCGCCACAGAAGTCAAAACAGTATGTCGCATATCCCCATGCTGCAAACGTTCGGCAGTATGATTCCAGATTCATTGAATTTCCACCAAATCCATGACTAATAATGATCGCTGGTAAATGATCTCCTTGTGGCAGGAATTCTTTTCCTCGAATCATCAGCCCTTCTCTTCTGCAACAAAAATCACGCTCGATTAATCGGTTAACCATCCGCAGCACCTCTCCCTGTAATTCAAATGAAAAACACCTCCAAGGTTGTTCTCCATATCTTTACGATAAGAGGTATTCCCTTGAAAGTGTTTTATTTTGTTTCACACACGTCTATTAAAGCACATGTTCAATTCATTACCAAGGGAAATTCCCTATTTGTTCTAGGACGCTATCGATCTTTTTAAGTTCGTCTTCGGTTAATGCTGGGAAAGATACGGATGCTGCATTTTCCTCAATCTGGCTTACCTTGCTTGCTCCGATTAACACGGAGGTAACTCCACCTTTTCGCAAAGCCCACGTAAGTGACATTTGTGCCAAGCTTTGTCCGCGGTGAGCTGCAATGGATTCTAGTTCACGAAATTTAGCGAGTCTTTCTGCAGTTACCGCCTGAGGCTTCAACGTGATTTCGCCGGAATTCAATTCATGCTCCAACTTGTCTACATATTTGCCTGTTAATTGGCCACGACCAAGCGGACAAAATGCGATGGATCCTATGCCTTGTTGCTGCAGAACTTCAGTTAGACCCTCCTCAATCCACCGATTCAGCATAGAATAGTTAGGCTGATGAACAAGGAGCGGTGTTCCAAGCTCCTTAAGAATTTCAGCAGCTCGTCTTGTTTCTTCCGGACCATAGTTGGACAAACCGACATATAGTGCTTTCCCTTGTTTCACGGCTTGTGCAAGAGCGCTCATCGACTCTTCCAAGGGAGTATCTGTATCAGGTCTATGGTGATAGAAAATATCAACGTAATCGATTCCCATTCGTCTCAAGCTTTGATCCAAACTCGCGAGCAAATTTTTACGAGAGCCCCATTCTCCATATGGCCCGGGCCACATATAATACCCCGCTTTTGTTGATATTAGCATTTCATCGCGATATGGCATCATGTCTTTCTTGAGTACTCCCCCAAATGTTTCCTCAGCTGATCCTGCAGGGGGACCATAGTTATTGGCTAGATCAAAATGTGTGATACCCAGGTCAAATGCACGCCGTATCATCGCCCTTGATTCTTCAAAGGGTTTATTGCCTCCAAAGTTCTGCCATAATCCAAGTGAAATAACAGGAAATTTTATGCCGCTTTTTCCGGACCGCTCATATTCCATCATATTGTACCGTTGATCATTCGCCTGATATATCATGACTATTTCTCCTCTGTGTAGAAATTAACTAACAAATACTCGGTTCGTATTACTAGTTAGAGCTTACAAGAAAAGAAAAGTGTTTATAATGTCACAATGTGTTTCTCTTATGGTTTTATGTATGTTATCTCTTAGGGATAAGATGCGAGATCTATTCGATCATGCACGTAATGTGGTACTGTTAAATTTATATATCAAAACGTTTAAGCTACGGCAAAGGAGATATCTGCATGACCGAATTTATTTCACCGAACCCTCATTTGCATGATCTCTATTTAATCCAATTCGGTATGGAAGCCTGTAAGCCTGGACACTCCTTCGGCCCGTCCATACGTGAATACTACAAAATACACTATATACTAGATGGTGAAGGTGTGTTTCAGTATGAAGGAAAAAGGTACAATCTAAAAAAAGGTGACGGATTCCTTCTCTGTCCTGAAAAAGTCGCTTTTTATAAAGCAGATCATGAACGTCCATGGCATTATTGCTGGATTGGATTTAATGGAACATCTGCTGAAAATTTGCTTCTTGAAGCAGGACTTTCAAACGAAGTGCCTATTTTTCATATGAATAACGGTTCCTTAACTCAATATGTTGAAACGATGTTGAGGACAAATACTAATGCTCAGGGACGCAGCATCTATTTAAATGGACTTTTGTATATGTACTTTGGTGAACTGGCACAAAGAAGCACTGAAGTTAAAAATGTAGTTTCTCATAACCCAAAAGAAAAATACATAAACCAAGTCATCGATTTTATTAAATTAAATTATGACAGTAGAATTACGGTGGAAGGCATCGCAAGGAGCATCGGTTTGCAGCGCAATTACTTAGGCACTGTATTTAAAGAGTACACGGGTCATAGCATACAAGCTTTTCTCATCAAGTATCGAATGAACAGAGCATGCGAACTTTTACATCACGTTCATTTATCGATTGGTGATATTGCACGCTCGGTGGGCTACGAGGATCCACTTTTATTTTCAAAATTATTTAAGAAAACGACAGGTCATTCTCCTTCAGCTTATCGGAAACAAACCTCTTCGTTTTCTACTGAAGAAAGTTCATAGTTTAAGCTCATGTGAATTAAATATTGGGGAGAGAAGTAAGCTTTGCTATTCTTTCTTGTAATATTGATAACCTGCTTGCTAGCTTGAATTTAACGTGTGGAAACCGATTAGATATACATCTAATCGGTAATCAGAACATATTATTGTCCCCCGGTAACCCGTTCTATGTCACAGTCTTCTGGTTACGCCTTGCCATCGTTTCAACAATAAACTATTCATCTAATTTCTCTTTTAATCTGCCTAGCTCCTCTAATGCACCAGAAGCAGAATAATAAATCATTTTTTTCTCTAAGATTTCTATTTCTTCTTCTTTTGTAAGCTCATCAACAGTCTTAGTTACGTTTTTTAACCAATCGAATGTTTCGCTTTTTAATTTTTCAATCTCTTCTAATCTCTCGTTAACGTACTCTGTCACTTTAAAACTCATCATTTCATCTCCCCTTTTTTTACTTATCATTACTTACTTCATATCATCCCAAAGAACAAGAATATCTTCTGGATTCGCGAACTTAAATTTTGCTGGAATCGCCTCAGGTTGTTTGCATCCCCATAATGCTAATCCAAAGTCTACTCCGGCGTCTCTGGCACATTCGTAATCATAGATCGTATCACCGATGTAAATGGAGGTTTCCGCCTTTGCATCAGATATATCTAGAAATTTAACTAGTGGGTCAGGATGAGGCTTGTGCCGATCTGTATCATCTGCACATACCACATACGGCAAGTAAGATGCGAGACCAAAAGGGACGAAGTCATCTTGATACTCTCGTTTAGTCTTGGACGTCACGACTCCAGTTGCAACGGATTGTATCTTCAGATTAGCAAGCAGTTGTTGAAAACCCTCAAATACGTGAATGGTATGCCGGAAATCATTCATCAGATCATTCCAGCATTTATTCGCATATTCAATATCTTCGATACCGAGTTGCCCCAAAGATACGGCTCCCGGTATCCCAAGCGCAAATGCGAGATCTTCCTGTTTCATTTTCCGATTATAGTTCTTCTCCAGCAGCTTCTGTAATGAGCCTAACACCGCTTGTTCTGTGTTGATTAATGTTCCGTCAATATCAAAAATAACGGTTTTGTACATCATCATTTCATCCTCCTTAGCATGATAAGTAATGAACCCTATTCGTATGCTAAAGTATGAAATCCTTTTCAGGTCAATAGCTAAGTAGACTGACGTATAATGATTTGGTAGGGAATCTTTACTTTATTGTTGGTTCTATCCATTGTAAGATCAAAGGCTTGTTCACCAACTTTTACTAACTGATGATCAACGGTAGATAGGCTCAGTCCAATCCCAACCGGTTGATTTTCTTGGCCAATAATCGCCAGATCCTCCGGTACACTTAAATTCATGTCTTTTGCACACTGATACATTCCTGCCGCGACCTCATCACCGTTAGCATATATAGCTGTGGGTCTGTCTTCCATATTAAGCAGTCGCTGTGCTGCTATAAACCCGTCATCCATCGTTTGACAATCATTCAAATGATACACTGGTGACAAATCACTGAATACTTGCTTGTATGCTTTTATCGTCAACTGTGTGCTGCTACTCTCTTCGCCTCTTGCTGTTGTAAACGCGACGCGTGAATGACCTTTGTCCTTCAACAACTGGAATGCGTCCACGAAAGATGCATACCGATCAATATAGGCACACCCAATTTGGGGATGATCAGTGAACTCGCATGCAACGATGGTTCCATATTTACTATACGGAAGGATTGAATTCCAATCATTAGAACGAGAAGTGATAATGACTCCGTCCAATTGTTTATTTTTCAACATGTTTAAGCAGCGAAGCTCTTTAGCAGGATCGTATTTCGTAGGAAGCACCATTACAGAATAATCATGCTCAATCGATCGATTGAGTACGCCATGGAGCAGTTGATCAAAGGCTTGATTGTTGTTGTATGGTATGATCACACCGATGCATTTTGTTTCCTTACGGATTAAATCAACAGCTAACCGGTTTGGAGTGAAGTCAAGCTCATCAATGACTCGCTGTACCATTTCCCTCTTCGACTCCGAGACATAAGGATGATTATTTATTACCCTTGATACAGTGGATACGGATACGCCTGCTAGCTTTGCGATATCAATAATATTTGCCACGGGTACACACTCCTGCACTTTCTTATTATTAAATTTTACGATAGAATCATCCGAATGCGTAATATCTTATGATTATAGACACAAATGACAACATTTTTTGCGATGAAACGAATCATTATTCTCACTGCCATCATGATGATCGGGTTGATTTTAGATTCCATGGCCATATCCGGAGGCTCCGCAGGATGAACGCTGGCGATGCTCTATGCATATTCCCGATGCAGCGAATCAAATGATACGACTCTCTGTGACTAATCTTAAACAAAACTGCCCATTAGATTAAACAAAAAAGCAGCTGCCAACCGGCGAACTGCTCCATGCGGTTTTGAATTAATGTCTCCCTCTTGCGTAATGTTCTAGTCTATGTAATACGGTC
This sequence is a window from Paenibacillus urinalis. Protein-coding genes within it:
- a CDS encoding aldo/keto reductase, with product MIYQANDQRYNMMEYERSGKSGIKFPVISLGLWQNFGGNKPFEESRAMIRRAFDLGITHFDLANNYGPPAGSAEETFGGVLKKDMMPYRDEMLISTKAGYYMWPGPYGEWGSRKNLLASLDQSLRRMGIDYVDIFYHHRPDTDTPLEESMSALAQAVKQGKALYVGLSNYGPEETRRAAEILKELGTPLLVHQPNYSMLNRWIEEGLTEVLQQQGIGSIAFCPLGRGQLTGKYVDKLEHELNSGEITLKPQAVTAERLAKFRELESIAAHRGQSLAQMSLTWALRKGGVTSVLIGASKVSQIEENAASVSFPALTEDELKKIDSVLEQIGNFPW
- a CDS encoding LacI family DNA-binding transcriptional regulator; this translates as MANIIDIAKLAGVSVSTVSRVINNHPYVSESKREMVQRVIDELDFTPNRLAVDLIRKETKCIGVIIPYNNNQAFDQLLHGVLNRSIEHDYSVMVLPTKYDPAKELRCLNMLKNKQLDGVIITSRSNDWNSILPYSKYGTIVACEFTDHPQIGCAYIDRYASFVDAFQLLKDKGHSRVAFTTARGEESSSTQLTIKAYKQVFSDLSPVYHLNDCQTMDDGFIAAQRLLNMEDRPTAIYANGDEVAAGMYQCAKDMNLSVPEDLAIIGQENQPVGIGLSLSTVDHQLVKVGEQAFDLTMDRTNNKVKIPYQIIIRQST
- a CDS encoding helix-turn-helix domain-containing protein — translated: MEFRVSRAVELLESTDIPISEISESIGFSSQSYFIESFKKKTRLSPLAYRKLVKGFPKGK
- a CDS encoding HAD family hydrolase, with the protein product MMMYKTVIFDIDGTLINTEQAVLGSLQKLLEKNYNRKMKQEDLAFALGIPGAVSLGQLGIEDIEYANKCWNDLMNDFRHTIHVFEGFQQLLANLKIQSVATGVVTSKTKREYQDDFVPFGLASYLPYVVCADDTDRHKPHPDPLVKFLDISDAKAETSIYIGDTIYDYECARDAGVDFGLALWGCKQPEAIPAKFKFANPEDILVLWDDMK
- a CDS encoding alpha/beta hydrolase — translated: MVNRLIERDFCCRREGLMIRGKEFLPQGDHLPAIIISHGFGGNSMNLESYCRTFAAWGYATYCFDFCGGSPDEEGRSDGKSTDMTVLTERDDLIAVMDYVKELTYVDDSKLTLMGFSQGGFVSALAAAKRANEVHSIILIYPAFCIPDDARRGALANSSYDINCVPEIIDCGRMTIGKMFHETVADMDPYEEIIPYKGPVLLIHGTSDGIVHYSYSVQAQNSYETGQCQLQLIKEAGHHFTEEQTESMIVSIHQFLKGKKEVLTIDVLITGSEVRKDTGTDKQIAVFFTGSSESPFFKGDIVQGAEDVQDYHEGNLTNIRADYALEGVDYVGDHCRIHIVNQRVNGELKPVIHTDSRALDFLNHADLTACIEGFTGGLTVRIFS
- a CDS encoding AraC family transcriptional regulator is translated as MTEFISPNPHLHDLYLIQFGMEACKPGHSFGPSIREYYKIHYILDGEGVFQYEGKRYNLKKGDGFLLCPEKVAFYKADHERPWHYCWIGFNGTSAENLLLEAGLSNEVPIFHMNNGSLTQYVETMLRTNTNAQGRSIYLNGLLYMYFGELAQRSTEVKNVVSHNPKEKYINQVIDFIKLNYDSRITVEGIARSIGLQRNYLGTVFKEYTGHSIQAFLIKYRMNRACELLHHVHLSIGDIARSVGYEDPLLFSKLFKKTTGHSPSAYRKQTSSFSTEESS